The following coding sequences lie in one Arachis stenosperma cultivar V10309 chromosome 5, arast.V10309.gnm1.PFL2, whole genome shotgun sequence genomic window:
- the LOC130982535 gene encoding uncharacterized protein LOC130982535, with translation MTQSIVQVDESSNAISKSEPSLLPMNSNTSTLPFPQFPVRHNHFSVVIKGNKTHIIVMSYEDHFQVIATQIGTMGTILHARKEGVSINPTFNVSVIFGKRDEPMLAACARLRR, from the exons ATGACTCAATCCATTGTGCAAGTTGATGAATCAAGTAATGCCATATCAAAATCAGAACCTTCACTCCTGCCAATGAATTCAAACACCAGCACTTTGCCTTTCCCACAGTTTCCTGTACGCCACAATCATTTCTCTGTTGTAATCAAG GGAAACAAAACACATATTATTGTTATGAGTTATGAAGATCATTTTCAG GTTATAGCCACTCAAATAGGAACCATGGGGACAATACTGCATGCCAG GAAGGAAGGTGTGTCTATTAATCCAACGTTCAATGTTTCTGTTATATTTGGCAAACGGGATGAG CCAATGTTGGCTGCATGTGCCCGATTGAGAAGATAA